Proteins encoded by one window of Cylindrospermum stagnale PCC 7417:
- a CDS encoding DNA polymerase III subunit delta' produces MSVDTFAPLIGQKQAVELLTQAVRQNRVAPAYMFVGPDGVGRSLAARCFIELLFFDPQRDFNTLHNRVRQGNHPSLLWVEPTYQYQGQRLTAAEAAEKGVKRKAPPVIRLEQIRGITEFLGRPPLEAPRNVVVLEQAETMAEGAANALLKTLEEPGQATLILIAPTPEAVLPTLVSRCQRIPFYRLDVAAVAQVLTQTGNQEILQHPAVLNLAAGSPGSAIASYQQLQTISPELLQQVTKAPTTYRSALELAKKIDKDLDTEAQLWLVDYLQQSYWQQTHQSSIINELEKARKYLLTYAQPRLVWECTLMALCKISRG; encoded by the coding sequence ATGAGTGTTGACACATTTGCTCCCCTTATTGGACAAAAACAAGCCGTAGAATTACTGACTCAGGCTGTGAGGCAAAACCGAGTGGCCCCGGCTTATATGTTTGTTGGCCCTGATGGTGTGGGGCGGAGTTTAGCAGCACGATGCTTTATAGAATTACTCTTTTTTGACCCGCAGCGCGACTTCAACACGCTACACAATCGCGTGCGTCAAGGAAACCACCCATCTTTATTATGGGTAGAACCAACATATCAATATCAAGGACAACGACTAACAGCCGCAGAAGCAGCCGAGAAAGGGGTGAAGCGCAAAGCACCGCCGGTGATTCGTCTAGAGCAAATTCGGGGAATTACCGAGTTTTTGGGACGTCCGCCTTTGGAAGCGCCGCGCAATGTGGTGGTGTTGGAACAAGCAGAAACGATGGCGGAAGGCGCAGCGAATGCTTTATTGAAGACTTTGGAAGAACCGGGACAGGCGACTTTGATTTTGATTGCACCAACGCCTGAGGCTGTTTTACCAACGTTGGTTTCTCGCTGTCAACGCATTCCTTTTTATCGCTTAGATGTGGCTGCTGTGGCGCAAGTGCTGACACAGACGGGGAATCAGGAAATTTTGCAGCATCCAGCGGTGTTAAATTTAGCGGCTGGTAGTCCGGGGAGTGCGATCGCATCTTACCAACAATTACAAACCATTTCCCCTGAGTTGCTCCAACAAGTTACCAAAGCACCGACAACCTACCGCAGCGCCTTAGAATTAGCCAAAAAAATTGATAAAGATTTAGACACAGAAGCACAACTCTGGTTAGTTGATTATCTCCAGCAATCCTACTGGCAGCAAACCCATCAATCCAGCATAATTAACGAACTAGAAAAAGCTCGTAAATACTTACTTACTTACGCCCAACCGCGACTCGTTTGGGAATGTACATTAATGGCGTTATGTAAAATATCCCGTGGTTAG